The genomic region TGCATTTGTGTATATGTAGTTAATGCTTCATCAAATACGCGTATTAATTTGCCGGTGTTAAACTGAAACACTCTTACTTTTCGATCATTTGATATGGTAGAAAATCGACGGCCATCAGGCGATACCGCAAGACCAGTGACTAAGGCTTTGTTTTTTGCAAACTCGAATAAACCTGAAGGGgcacaatttcattaaaatattttatataatatttaattacttaCTTGTGTCTAGCTTCGAATCAAACGCTACAAGTTTTTGTGGGAATTTATAGTCATGTTTAGAGTTTTGCCAATACTCTAGTATACCATTTTTGTCAACAGAAATTACAGTTTCAAACGGCAAGTTGTAACACATTGCCACTACAGGTGCAGAGTGAagcttttccaaaattttcaacacGTCGCCATTACCTTGGCCATCGTAAATAACAATCTTATTGCTATCTTTATCTgaactataaatttaaaatacgattgcattattacatttatatattatattttttcttatacatacactGCCAAAGTATGAACGGCATCACCCGAAGAGTGTATCCATTCTGTGCATAGTGGGGTAAAACCCaacttaattatatttatcATATCGAAATTTACCACATCGAATatttttgcacatttgtctgcaGAAGCTGAGCACAGTAGTGTACCACTTGCGTTGGTTGTTAAGGAGTGTATTGGCACTTTAAGGAAATAAAATCATACAAGATATGAGTAGTAGTACTAATAATTGAACTATCAGATATATTCTTTCTTACTCAAGTGACTTCGAAAATGTTTTACGAATTCGATACCCTCCtccatttttttccaaaatttaatgtGCCCATCATAGCTGCCAGTCACTATAAACTCCGTCTTGGTGCTCACCACATGTGTTATTACATCGCGGtgcatataacttttttcatagcTTTCAGCATTGGGAAggttttccaaatacacttttTCATATGGTAATGTTTTGCGTTTCTTCGGTTTCGATGCAGCTGATTGCTCATCCGGCATAGGACCAATCCaagcatcatcatcatcatcattgttATTGGCCACGACAATATCTTTGGGTTCACTTTGTTCGCGCTCTTCAGAGGCGCTACGCCTCTTATCACCTACGGCTGACATTTTTGAAAAGTACTTATTTGATGTCAAATATTcttattgtaattatttaaattcaatttaaaaaaattatgttttcctAGCATTCACTTTACACTGTCGCAACTGACATTAAAACTGCGAAATTATGCATGAGAACAGCTGTTGAAAAAATACCCATAACGagtataatataaacatttaatttttttaattgtttaatgcAACTCCAACTGTAATATCTTAATACTAATCTACTGTGtattgcttttatatttattagttCATTTTCGTTTGGGAAATTCTAATGGAAAGCTTTGCCGtacagtatatgtatgtatgtaggtgtcgCAAAATTAAAGCAAGATTTAAACAGTTGACGAAGTTAAAACACTATTTCGATCATATTTTGTGTGGAACTTTCGAACTGCGGCCGTCaagctttcattattttgaaatattgttcaataatgAAGAGTCGTTGTTCCATCGTGTAATACTCCATTTATATTAAGCCTATTTTGACGGCTGTAGATTTGGGACACCCTTTGCAATTATTTCATACGTCACTGAACGTACCGTATTAATGCATTACAAAAAGGAAGTGGGAATCAAAACAACGAATTAGAGAACACTAATAAAAcgctaataaatattataattggaGAAGGAAGTGTAGCAGACGCGAAAAAGGAAAGAATTGAAGAAAACAGCAAGGAACACAGAAAAAAGTGCGAAAAAGTAATTTCACGGTGtgttgtaaaaatttaagtgaaattatttgcattaCGGAAAGAAATGAGTGCAATGGCGGATGGTAATAATGAATCGAGTGGCGAAAGTGTTAGCGGCAGTGCCGGTAGCATTACAATTACAGCACCAGCGGAGCACCCTATTCGAATCAATAAATGGCGCGTTCGCGAAGGCTTCCCCATAACATCGTCCCAAGTTATCTTATTATACGAAATCATTAGTGGCGGTAATGATGCAGAAGGCTCAACCGCTAAAATGATAGCATCTTCAGTTGTAGATTCAATCGATAAAACATTACACAAATTGAAAGCGAATCGTGTAGGCGTGGTAAAGAAACGTTTGTTTAAGGAAGGACAATTGGTACCGCAGGGGTAGGTGTGAACATTGCAGTGTTTATTCAATAGAAGAATAGTCAATTGTTAGTTTCAGTATAAGTACTGAGTGCTGGATAGTATATTGACAAATACAAGAAAGAGAACAATACATTATCAgcgtattaaaataatttcttgtattaaatttaatgtggaaataatttttcttgcaaaaataagtttattataattaaGGATTCATATGTTCTCCGTTACAGAGCTACGATTTTGGAGTTGGCCGAATGCGCCCATACGACAGTGATAAAAGACATGTGTGCTGATTGCGGTGCGGATTTGCGCCAAAACGAAAATGTGAGTATACGATTATAAATGAATTCGGTAGGTGATGGAAGTGAAAAATTGAAACGGTTTTGCATTTAAGATGAATTGgttggaagtaaaaaagaaagtgaaagcattaaaaagaaataagcggccgataaacaaaacaaagttttatGCGAGTGCATTCTGTGCTACCGCGCTGAGTGATAAGTAAACAGGCTTGCCATGCTACTACACATTAAGAAAATTGATATCaatgttgaaaaaaatgttatataagaaaattcaatataaatacatacctatgtatgtacttatctccatatatatacatagtagcTTAATTCATgcctatttttatgtatttgtatacaatAATGCATTtaaggaaaaattattatttattttttttttttgtttattttaacgaCTGAGTGACTTCAACTGAGTAGGTCGAGGGTTGTTGTCACGGTTCTGGTaaagtatatttaaatgaaGGAATCGACGGTTAAATTCaagcttataaatatttatgtatgcattttttgaattaataatatcctattgttcatttttaaaatagggAAACATATCGGAAGCATCTGTACCAATGGTGCATTCGGTTCCTGATCTTAAAGTTACACAAAAATTAGCACAAAAATTGGGACACGATGATACTCGTCGTTTATTACAAGACCGGAAACTTGTGCTCCTAGTCGATTTAGATCAAACTGTTATACACACAACCAACGATAACGTACCGAtcaatattaaatgtatttatcATTTTCAACTCTACGGACCACACTCTCCCTGGTATCATACTCGCCTTCGTCCTGGTACGCAGCTTTTTCTTGATCGCATGTCAAAGTTCTACGAGCTACATATCTGCACTTTTGGCGCCCGAAATTATGCACATATGATTGCCCAATTACTTGATCCAGAAGGAAAGTATTTTTCACATCGTATACTTTCGCGAGACGAATGTTTCAATGCAACAAGTAAAACTGATAATTTAAAGTAAGTTAAATATAATTCTTATGTGATGTTGGAGTTAAATGTAACGTTTGCATCTTGTAATTTAAAGGGCACTTTTTCCGAATGGTGATTCTATGGTTTGTATAATTGACGATCGGGAAGATGTATGGAATATGGCATCCAATTTGATTCAAGTGAAACCATATCACTTTTTTCAACATACAGGGGATATAAATGCGCCGCCTGGCTTATCTAAGCATGAATTGGACGGGGAGGGCCTTGATTTCAAAGGTTTGTAAGCATAGTTactgtaaaataaaatgcattgaATTCGgcttttgaactagtactcatCATTACCAAAGCtcatttatttatagattttccTAATCCTTATTCATGTATGTATCACATACAGAGCTGTGTTGTACATGTAAATATCTTAATACTAATCTACTGTAAATAAAGacaatatgtacacatatcttaatcATATGTGTGTGTTCTCAACGGCATAACGCAATTATTTCTTATCCCTTTATTACTTAAGGATCATTTGTGATCCTTTACATAGCCAGTGAAATATTGGTATTGCATACATTAAATACTAATCTCTATTCAATATACCcgaaataaacatatgtatgtatatgtgctggCGATAATGCATATAAACAATTGTAATATTGTATGATatctgtttataaaaatatcttatttcCAATTGTAGCCGTTAAGAATTGTTGAGAAATCTGAAATCTTACCTTtaacattaaagaaaataatcagCATTTTATTTTAGATCTAACACAACAAACGCTAAAAACGGATGAAACAAGCAAGGTTGATACAATAGAGGCAGATATTAAAGAAAAGTTACCCGATTCAGAATCTTCCGACGGCATCTCAG from Bactrocera tryoni isolate S06 chromosome 3, CSIRO_BtryS06_freeze2, whole genome shotgun sequence harbors:
- the LOC120770941 gene encoding peptidylprolyl isomerase domain and WD repeat-containing protein 1 isoform X2 gives rise to the protein MSAVGDKRRSASEEREQSEPKDIVVANNNDDDDDAWIGPMPDEQSAASKPKKRKTLPYEKVYLENLPNAESYEKSYMHRDVITHVVSTKTEFIVTGSYDGHIKFWKKMEEGIEFVKHFRSHLMPIHSLTTNASGTLLCSASADKCAKIFDVVNFDMINIIKLGFTPLCTEWIHSSGDAVHTLAVSDKDSNKIVIYDGQGNGDVLKILEKLHSAPVVAMCYNLPFETVISVDKNGILEYWQNSKHDYKFPQKLVAFDSKLDTSLFEFAKNKALVTGLAVSPDGRRFSTISNDRKVRVFQFNTGKLIRVFDEALTTYTQMQQTPHALPNMEFGRRMAVERDLDKSEFSTNNNILFDVSGHFIMYPTMLGIKVINIDTNRCVSILGKTDNIRPLHIALFQGKAKKSKAAITMEQEASDNPTLQSIANDSTMFCAAYKKSRFYLYSRRLPSDLQDVDRDVFNEKPSKEDIIAVPEGQGTQRVYENAILHTTVGDIHMKLFFKECPKTVENFCVHSKNGYYNGHIFHRVIKGFMVQTGDPTGTGTGGKSIWGHDFKDEFVPSLKHDRPYTVSMANAGPNTNGSQFFITVLPTPWLDNKHTVFGRVFRGMEVVQNICNAKANPKTDKPYDDIKIISIRLSN
- the LOC120770941 gene encoding peptidylprolyl isomerase domain and WD repeat-containing protein 1 isoform X1, with product MSAVGDKRRSASEEREQSEPKDIVVANNNDDDDDAWIGPMPDEQSAASKPKKRKTLPYEKVYLENLPNAESYEKSYMHRDVITHVVSTKTEFIVTGSYDGHIKFWKKMEEGIEFVKHFRSHLMPIHSLTTNASGTLLCSASADKCAKIFDVVNFDMINIIKLGFTPLCTEWIHSSGDAVHTLAVSDKDSNKIVIYDGQGNGDVLKILEKLHSAPVVAMCYNLPFETVISVDKNGILEYWQNSKHDYKFPQKLVAFDSKLDTSLFEFAKNKALVTGLAVSPDGRRFSTISNDRKVRVFQFNTGKLIRVFDEALTTYTQMQQTPHALPNMEFGRRMAVERDLDKSEFSTNNNILFDVSGHFIMYPTMLGIKVINIDTNRCVSILGKTDNIRPLHIALFQGKAKKSKAAITMEQEASDNPTLQSIANDSTMFCAAYKKSRFYLYSRRLPSDLQDVDRDVFNEKPSKEDIIAVPEGQDEGTQRVYENAILHTTVGDIHMKLFFKECPKTVENFCVHSKNGYYNGHIFHRVIKGFMVQTGDPTGTGTGGKSIWGHDFKDEFVPSLKHDRPYTVSMANAGPNTNGSQFFITVLPTPWLDNKHTVFGRVFRGMEVVQNICNAKANPKTDKPYDDIKIISIRLSN